The Winslowiella toletana region AGCTCCCCGCCTGATTCGGTATTTGTGATGGATGCCTGGTTTGGTTTTCGGGAAAAAACGATATTAGAAGATTATTTAGCGATCAGTGGCTGCCAGCGCGTACTGGAAGTCTGGAATAAGATCTCACCTGAGCGGGTTGCGCAACGTTATAAAAATCGTTGTGGTTGCCGTTTAAAAGGACATCCGGGTGAAGAATATATTCCTGAACTAATTTCACTGGCGAAAGAAGCACTGCCGATGGCATTCGGTGACGTCTACACCCTTGATCAGGATAAAGAGTGTAGCGATGAAAATCTGATTGCATGGATAAAAGACCGTCTTAATTAATTCTGATTTTCCATAAATTATCTCTGTATGAGGAGTTAACTAATGAACAAAATGACAACAGCAGAACGTCGTGGTTATCAAATGATTTGCGATGCTACAGGTTCAATGATGGTTGTAGCCTGCGATCAACGTGGTGGCATGCGCACGCTGTTAGCGGCAACGCCGGAAGAACAAGCTGGGATCAGTAATGAGACCCTGGGGCATACTAAATACGATATTACCCAATATCT contains the following coding sequences:
- a CDS encoding AAA family ATPase produces the protein MKILILVNGIPASGKSSVANKLAAHFNFPVLSIDEIKEPFMVQFSEIIDRKLNRKLGYAAYEAMFNIVKSSPPDSVFVMDAWFGFREKTILEDYLAISGCQRVLEVWNKISPERVAQRYKNRCGCRLKGHPGEEYIPELISLAKEALPMAFGDVYTLDQDKECSDENLIAWIKDRLN